In Larimichthys crocea isolate SSNF chromosome XXII, L_crocea_2.0, whole genome shotgun sequence, the genomic stretch GAGGACCTAAACTTGATAATAAAAAGGCCCAAATCATcccaaaaacagaagaagtgaGAGTGAAAGCATGACAACAGAGCAGCGATTTGGAGTGTGTGACTGAGGCTGAACACTTTGGCAGGAAAAATGCAGTTACGATAATTAAgtctataaaaacagaaacaaacaagcttTTCCATTCACGGGTCCATTATCTTAATCAGCGGGAGGTTAACTGTGTTCATTTGATTAATTATCATGCACTGATTTCAACAGCTGCTCTAATCTGTGGTCAGCTACACAATTGAGCACTGAACCATTTTACTAATGACAAGAGTAGAAGTGCAAAGAACAAATAATGCTGCTACTGAGTGTTTAGATAGAAGTTTACATGAATGCAATACGTCTAGGAATGTGTATTAAAATGGCCGTGAACAAaggcagtatgtgtgtgtgtgtgtgtgtggtgatgttgagatatatatatatatattataattatataatattaatatagataatatatatattatattatatatatatatatatataatatataatatataatatatatatctacaattattatatttatattaattacatataatacatatatatatatactattatatatatctatatattattatatattaatatcatatatatattcttttgcGAGGGGTCGCATttcctttttatctttctttctttcccggGATTAggctttctccttcttttttcttatttttctttctctttgggAACCCTCTTTTCCcgctctccctcccttctttccccTTCTTGGGGAAGGAAGGTCAATTTCACACATTTGGTCTCCTAACATTAAATTTTTTCTGCGTTTAGTGTAATAGATAATTTCCATGACTCTAAAGATTGTAAAACCACTACAAATTACATTCCTCTAGACAAAGTCAGCCAGTCCGATCCcatctgttctgtgttgtcCTACAGTAACCACAAGAGATTTAATGCgaggcaaaaataaataaataaaagataacaGTGTTTGAAATGATGCTGCTCCACAgggcacactttttttttttcaaagcacaaAGAAGCCAAATCAGCTATTACTATCATTTATTATCactataatttaaaaataaggGACAGGGGATCAGTGACACTTCTTGCATCATTCTTGAGTCATTCATTCTTTTACTCATAACGTCATTGCCCTGGCTTTTATGATTCAGactcaaatctttttttcaaaagcTTCTGATCTTTATGATCTTAAAAGAGTTTCATGCAAATTTACTTCCATGTTTCAGTTCAATAAAATGGTTAAATAAGTTTTTTTAATGCTGGACCAAAGCGAGGGGAGCTAACAGATCTGAGATACAGCAGACAAAAGCAGTAAACACGGCATTCATGGTTGCCAGTGTAACACTTGATGCACTGCTCTGTTGTGTAGCATATACGCCCGTATGTGTCAGGTGAATTATAGCAGGTCTGTTAAAAAGTACAGCGTGATGGAAACTTACATCCCTGATTCAAAAAGTTGGGACGTTTTGTAAAATTTAAGTTTAACCTGGAGGACCTGAagtccatgatttccaaaaacgATTTGACATGTCAGACAATAGGACACTTTTCTACTTTCGgtccatctcagatgagctcaGGCCCAGAGAAGTGGACATCATTtctagatgttgttgatatcCGGCTTGCTCTTTGCATAGTACAGTCttaacaaactgtgtttaccaAACACTTACCAAAGTGTGTTTCCAAGCCCATGTGGTAATATCCTTTATACAGTCATGTTGGTTTTTACTGCAGTGCTGCCTGATGGATCAAAGGTCATGGGCATACAATGTTGGTTTTGGGCCTTGCCCTTTAGGTGTAAAGATTTCCCACAACTTTCCTAGTCTTTTGTTGCCCCTCCTAACTTTTTTAGAACATCTTGCAggcatcaaatttaaaataaatgttaaagttaaaggAATACAACAATCCACTGtagattaaatttttttttttaaatcattgtatTCTGGTTTTATAcagtgtcccaacttttttggaatcagaGTTGTACATTTATAGAACAGAATATCACAAACAGCTTTGTTGCTTAACAGAGCAGATAactaatgaatgaaacattatCACATTGTGTTAATTGATTTCCTGGTTCAATTATGTCAGGGGAGATAAAAAGTTTGTAGTTTTAACTCTGCAGGGGTACTTGTGGCTGAGCAAGATACAAATCTTTCTTGAGAACTGATCTGATTAATCTGGTTGCTCAACTAGAATCAGATATCTAGTTTTCTGTCCAAAACAGACATAAGATCCTCCACGACTAAAACATTGCTTTGTTCCTTTGAATTATGAAATACGAAACTTTGGCATTTTGGAACAAGAAAGTCCTTTGACAGCCAATtttatgcattttctttttcactttgttttttcctggCATGAGTTAGGTATCTGTGCATCCCAATACTTGTCATTCAGAGACTCGTCcgttgtttgttatttatttagttgaGACCTGTCTGGTGTTAGTATATTTctacagacagaaaactgacCTTCTGACCCAGGAAGAGGCTCTTGGTGGAGAGCACGGTGAAACTGTCAACAGGAGATCCCTCTGTGGTGCTGTCTGCCGACGCTGCTTTGCTCACCTCACCCTGCTTCTGTTGAGGACACAGAATACATGTTGACACTATGTGACACTTTATGGGGACATAAGAGGTCAGGGTCAGTTACAGTATCACTGGTggtgctgttttattatttaacatctTGTCTCAGCACTGTGCTGTTAGACTTTTGTTGGTTCTGGATGTTAAATTAACTTTTCCCTGCCTATTAAAGAtgtgaaacctttttttttcccatgttaTGTTACGTATTTTCTCCACACTACTACAAAGTATGTAAACCATTTAACCTTCAATAAGAGTTTATTGTGAAGGAACCCCTGAACATATGCAGACAGAATAACATGTCTCAAAGTAAAATAAACCTTAACCTCGTGCCTGTAACCTCCACCTTTTGGACACTACTCCACTTCACCATGTTTACGAGTATGAGGAAATGCTTGCTGTGGGATgccaacatttacatttacagtttgcCTGGAAAAGGGTGgttacattttgatttttctaTCATTTCAGTTCACTTTATTTGCTCTTGCTTCTGTTATTTGAATGGCATTGTCCTCTGTCACCCAAACTACGGGACTGAATCCACCTAGGTTGCTTCAGACATGACTGGTGCTAACATGTTTAAGTACAACATGGGTTTTGCTTATGGCTGACATCTGTTACAAGTAAACTTAAAACCCTTTTGAAGGTTCAGAGTTTCTGCACAGACCACTGGGTATGTTTTCAATagtaaacaaatgtttgttttacaataTTTGTATGTCTTTAAATCTATTGTTTCTAACTATTTTAACTTGATGGCACACTAATAAATTGATCAGCgtaccaaaaacaacaacattaagtAGTTAAACAAGCACAATTAAATGTTTCTGGTGCTCTTTATGCAGCCAAACAAATACTTTCTCCACTTTCAACTTCCCACATTAGACAACAAACACATCCAGTGTTGATCACAATCACCAGACAGTACCTTGGCCTTCCCTCCTGCCTTTTTCCCGCTTAGTTTCTTGGCGGCTGATTTCTTCACCGGCTTGGGTTTCTTCTCGGGGGCAGGTGAGACGGGTGTCTCCAGTTTTCCCTTTGCTCCTCTCTTCTTAGCCAGCAGCTCTGGATGGATGTTGGGCAGGACGCCACCTGCTGCGATAGTCACACCTTTCAGCAACTGACACAGGAagataaaagttaaaaagacaAGGAGTTCACAAGGTTCTCACACTGCCTGGAAGGTGAGAAATCTCAACAGTAGATGACAGATTAGGTAACTTAATACTTCATGTGACAtatcacatttacataaatgcaacatgtgctaaaaaaaaagaaaaaaaaagtccatataTGTGCAGCAGCTGACCTGGTTCAACTCCTCATCGTTGGCGATGGCCAGCAGGATGTGTCGTGGTGTGACGCGACCCTTCTTGTTGTCTCTGGCTGCATTACCTGCCAACTCCAAGATCTCGGCTACAtggtaaaacaaaacagaagcgTTTGTCAGTGAATACTGTGCAGCAGGAGTCTGTTTCTACTTTTGAAAGTTTAGGTAAATAGGTTCAATCTGTCGTAAGCAGATTAATACATTTATCATTCTCTGTTCTCCAAATATAAATCTCACCGGTTAGATACTCAAGGACAGCAGCCAGGTAAACGGGTGCTCCCACCCCAATGCGATATTTGGGCAGGCCCCTTTTGATGTAGCGCAGCATGCGTCCCACAGGGAAGATGACCCCTGCCTTAGTGGACCGGGACGTCTTGGTCaacttcttctttcctcctcggCTGGACATGGTGCTAAGACTGTTACCAGTGTCAGGCTCTGCAGGGAAACACAACCAGAATCCATAATGGAGTgagtaaaatgtattaaatgtgcaaaaatacaGCAGTGAGTACACCTAGTGGAAATCAAAAAGTGCAGGCTGAAGCAGAGGAAATCTTTTCCAAACTGAAAAGCTGCAATTTGCCCATATGAGGTCTGAGTGTTAGGTTAGGGCACATCCCACAGGAAGTGatgaatcaaaataaaagagtgaaataaataaacagaaaacattaaaattgcactttcatgtatttttttaatacatacTTTAAACCCCTTTTTTGCTGAATAAGACACGAATACATCTTAATATCCCAAAAATCTTTTGTTGTTAAAaggtttaaaacattttgacttcttaaaaaaaaaaaaaaagacaacagctGCTATGATCCTGAATAGTTTTTACATCCCAACCATTCAGCCTGACTTAATGACTATATATAATACTAAAAAACATTATAGTTACTATGCATTCCTTCCACAGGAGCCCATTACCCAACCTCTTTGCAGACATCCATCTAGCAGTGTTCACCCCTTCAATAACTGCAAATCCCCAGGATGCATCTATAAGCACATcagctttaaagtttaaagaacttaattaactttaaacagactttagtatgttttatatttatattaatccCCCAAGATCCACATCAGGctttcagtgtgttgtgtttatatcaCCCTCAGGACACAGAGCAGCTAAATGTCACAGTGGCTGTAGGAAGACATTATCATCACCGCTgcttattaataatataatgcTATTAGCATCCTGGGAATGctcatttattaaatatgaatatgcatgtgactgatttttttttttttgtgttaaactCTAGATAGAAATAAAATCTAATGATTGTGATTGAAgtcctttttttattgtgcaagATGCAGACACCAATTAGCTGAGTGTTATTGAATCAATTAGCCCCCTCCAAAAGGCCAGGCTGCTTCCTAAACCTGCTGTAATGTAAGGATTTCACACACGTCCTATCagacatatataatataagacgTTATTGACCAGCAGATATAGCACATGCAACATCTGCGGCATTTCTCCGCTCCGCTCAGGTGTGGGTAGGTGGGTTTAACCGCCTCACTGGGTTATTTCTTTCAGCTGGACATTGACAACGATTTCCGCATGCCAACAGCCCGTCGGACGCCTCGTACCGGTGAATGTGTTTTAtccacacactgtgtgactAAACGAACAGCTAGAAATGAGCTGTCAGACGACCCGAGCGCATTTTTCCCGTTCAGGTCAGCGAGCTTTCGGGTGGAAATAACCCCGGTTGATAGGCGGCAGCTGCCcgctcttccctccctcccctccctggctgtcagctccagcagctcggTCTCCGCTC encodes the following:
- the macroh2a1 gene encoding core histone macro-H2A.1 isoform X1, which translates into the protein MSSRGGKKKLTKTSRSTKAGVIFPVGRMLRYIKRGLPKYRIGVGAPVYLAAVLEYLTAEILELAGNAARDNKKGRVTPRHILLAIANDEELNQLLKGVTIAAGGVLPNIHPELLAKKRGAKGKLETPVSPAPEKKPKPVKKSAAKKLSGKKAGGKAKKQGEVSKAASADSTTEGSPVDSFTVLSTKSLFLGQKLNLIHSEVSNLAGFDVEGVINPTNAELELKDDLGSALEKKGGKEFTEALQELKKKNGPLEVAGAVLTAGFGLPAKYVIHCNSPGWGSDKCEELLDKTVKNCLALADEKKLKSVAFPSIGSGRNGFPKQTAAQLILKAISSYFVATMSSTIKTVYFVLFDSESIGIYVQEMAKLETS
- the macroh2a1 gene encoding core histone macro-H2A.1 isoform X2; translation: MSSRGGKKKLTKTSRSTKAGVIFPVGRMLRYIKRGLPKYRIGVGAPVYLAAVLEYLTAEILELAGNAARDNKKGRVTPRHILLAIANDEELNQLLKGVTIAAGGVLPNIHPELLAKKRGAKGKLETPVSPAPEKKPKPVKKSAAKKLSGKKAGGKAKKQGEVSKAASADSTTEGSPVDSFTVLSTKSLFLGQKLQVVQADISIVESDAVVHPTSSSLYTGGEVGSALEKKGGKEFTEALQELKKKNGPLEVAGAVLTAGFGLPAKYVIHCNSPGWGSDKCEELLDKTVKNCLALADEKKLKSVAFPSIGSGRNGFPKQTAAQLILKAISSYFVATMSSTIKTVYFVLFDSESIGIYVQEMAKLETS
- the macroh2a1 gene encoding core histone macro-H2A.1 isoform X3, yielding MSSRGGKKKLTKTSRSTKAGVIFPVGRMLRYIKRGLPKYRIGVGAPVYLAAVLEYLTAEILELAGNAARDNKKGRVTPRHILLAIANDEELNQLLKGVTIAAGGVLPNIHPELLAKKRGAKGKLETPVSPAPEKKPKPVKKSAAKKLSGKKAGGKAKKQGEVSKAASADSTTEGSPVDSFTVLSTKSLFLGQKLQVVQADISIVESDAVVHPTSSSLYTGGEALLWKRREGRSSLKRCRS
- the macroh2a1 gene encoding core histone macro-H2A.1 isoform X4; the encoded protein is MSSRGGKKKLTKTSRSTKAGVIFPVGRMLRYIKRGLPKYRIGVGAPVYLAAVLEYLTAEILELAGNAARDNKKGRVTPRHILLAIANDEELNQLLKGVTIAAGGVLPNIHPELLAKKRGAKGKLETPVSPAPEKKPKPVKKSAAKKLSGKKAGGKAKKQGEVSKAASADSTTEGSPVDSFTVLSTKSLFLGQKLNLIHSEVSNLAGFDVEGVINPTNAELELKDDLVASCPSRHFHRGE